A window of Kribbella voronezhensis genomic DNA:
GATCGCGATCTCCACAATCTGAACGGATCGCGGTGCCCCCGTTCCGATTTCGGGCTCGGCCCGCAACCCAGCGCTGTCCGCGGAAGCAGAGATCAGAAGCGCCAGTTCGACATCCCGCGTGGTCACCGCCGCGCGCTCCAGCGACTGCAGAGTGAAGACGACTCGATCGGGGCGGGCATCGACGCTCAGGTGCCGATCGGCGTCGTCGCCGCAAACCGCGACAGCGTCCGCTGCAAAGCCGATCGCTCGAGCCAACGATCCGACCGGGACCGACGTGCGCAAGGAGCCCAGCAAGAAGCGCCACCCGAATTCCTGGACCGCCTCAGATGCTTCCTGCCGACCCAATGTCCGTTCCATGACAGCATCCTCGCAGCCGCGCCTCCTCAGACACCTAGTACTACGTGGCGCCGGTGGCCGTGGTCTTATTCCGCGACGGTTACCGAGAAGTGCTGGCGGTAGCGTTCTGGAGTGGTTGCGAGGTGGCGGGTGAAGAGGCGGTGGAGGGTTTCGCCGTGTTTGTAGCCGACTGTTCTGGCGATGGCGGTGACGGTCAGGGCGGTTGTTTCCAGGAGACGGCGGGCTGCTTCTACGCGCAGGCTTTCCACGAAGGCGGCCGGGGTACTGCCGGTCTCGGCGCGGAAGGCGCGGGCGAAATTACGTTCGCTCATTCCTGCCCGCCGCGCCAACGCGGCCACGCTGAGGTCTTGGGCGAGATGGTCGGGTAGCCAGTTCTGTACTGCCCGGATGGCTGGGGTTCGTGCGGTCTGCACTCGCAGCTGAGCGCTGAACTGGGTCTGGCCGCCGGGCCTGCGGGTGAAGACGACGAACCCACGGGCGATCAACTGCGCCAGCTCCGGGCCGTGATCGTCCTCGACCAAGGCCAACGCCAGATCGATGCTCGCCGTGACTCCCGCCGAGGTCCAGCGGTTGCGGTCGCGGACGTAGATCCGGTCCGGCTCGACGCGCACGAGCGGGTAGCGCTCGACGAGTTGCTCAGTCGCTCCCCAGTGCGTCGTCGCGCGGTACCCGTCGAGCAGTCCTGCCGCGGCCAGCAGGAGGGAGCCGGCGCAGACCGCGGTCACCCGGCGCGAACGCCGGGCGAGCGCCGGAAGCTCCGGCACCACCTCGGCCGAGGCGGCCGGATCGTAGACGCCGAATCCTCCGATCACGATCATCGTGTCGATGTCCTCGTCGCCGTTGGCCAAGTCCTGCAGGGTGTGCTCGACGGGAATCGTCAGGCCGCCGTTGACGGTGACCGTCCCTGCCCTCGGCGAGGCCAGTACGACGCGGTAGACCGGTGTTCCTATGGCGATGTTCGCCGCATCGAAGATGTCCATCGGCCCGGCCAGTTCGATCAGCTGGATGCCGTCGTACACGACGAGCACAACGGTGCGGAGTGGGACCACGGCTCTATCGTCCACCCTGTCGATGCGTCCGGGCCGCAGAGGCGATCACTCGACCCGTCGGGCGGGATCGTCGGCGTGCTGGCGCACGAACCCGATGATCAGTTCGGCGACTCGATCGGCGTACTCCGCCTGTGCGTAGTGCCCGCCTCCCTCGACGACGGCCACCTGGCCGATGCCGGCGGGTGCGGCGGCGACGATCGCTTCGCCTTCGGCCCGCGGGTCGACGAAGTCCGGGTCCTCGGAGCCCATGATCACCAGGAGGGGACGCTTCAGTTCGGGCAGCTTGGCTTCCGCGTCGGCCGGAGTGGTCTTGCCAGTCTTCATGAACTCTTCCCAGCGGCCCGGCTGTCGCAGGGTCTCCATCAAGCCGTCGGTGTACTGGCGGTAGTCGTCGGGCTTGTGGGGGTAGGCGACGTCGAGATACGAGCGCCACATCTTCGGCGACTTCAGCAGCTGCGTCCCGACCAACCGGGCGAAGCCTCGGCGATACCGCCGTACGGCGAACAGCGCGCCGAAGTTCAGCTTCGCGACGCGGGTGAAGGGGTTGATCTCGACGATCGCGGTCACCAGTTCCGGAGCCAGAGCCGCGGCGATGGTGGCGGCGCCGCCGGACAGCGACTGGCCGACGATCACCGCGGGGCCGCCGAAGTACCGGATGACGCCGAGCAGGTCGTTGGCGACATCCGTGCGACTGATGGCGGCCTTTCCGGTCACCGAAGGCCAGTTCAGGCTGGACTCGCCGTGACCGCGCATGTCCACGTTCACCACCCGGAATCCCGCGTCGGCCAGCAGTGGCGCCAGGTGCCGATAGTCCTGCCGCCGAACGCCCATTCCGTGCGAGAGCACCACCAGCGGCCCGTCGCCGATCACGTCGTACGCGATGCGCCCGCCGTCGAGAGTCACGAACTCGGTCATTCGCCACACCTTCCTCACTGTTCGCAGCAAGTCGCGAAGCCCGCGACCAGGACGATTGAATGCGTCAGCCGCGCGTCAGTACGGCGTTCGGGCAGGAACGGTCAGACGCGTGGCTGTCTCAGTCAGAAGCTGACTCGTTCGGCAGAGGGATCCAACGGCCGGCGGTCTTGCTCGCCCCGCTGGCAACCACGGGAGACAGCAGCCAGACGAACGGGATGTTGCTGAACCACCAGGTCAGTACGGCGGTGAGCGCCCAGAACAAGCCGAAAACCACGAGCATGATCGCCTTGATCGTCAACTGCCTCCCGTCCGCGCCGGGCTCCAGTACGCCGCTGCGCACCACCACGAACAACAGGGCGGCCTGACAAAGGAGCAGCAAGGCCTCGACCCCGGCGAAGAGGCAGATGGTCAAGGGATTGTCGGCGAGGTCCCCGACGAGTGACTCTCCGACGAGCGCGGTCGGATACGGCAGCAGAACCACGAGAATCAGCAGCGGGATGTGCAGGAACATCATCGCCGGAGTGACCCGCTCGAGCTGATCGAAGACGGCATGATGCTGGCGCCACGCCGCCCACAGCATCAAGAACGCGACGACGAACGCCACGAACGAGCCGACGTTGTCCCCGAGAAACCGCCACAATTCGGAGGCCATCGCCATTCGGTCCTCCCCGCCGCCGGCCGCGCTCCGGCTTGGGGATCTCGATGACGAGCAGCGTCATGGCGATCGCGAACACCGCGTCGGTGAACATCCCCACGCGCTCAGAGGTCAGCCCGGGCGCGACTGCACGTCGTACGGCGGTGGTTGTCACAATTTCTCCTGACGGGCGGCGGGTCTGAGCGAGTTCGTACTGCGGGTCGCCGGCCGGCCGGGTTGGTCAGGCTTAGACGGAACGACTCCGTATCGACTAAAGCACGGAACAAGTCGAGACGCAACCGTTCCGTCTCGTGCTAGGGTCGGGCATGGCCAGTTCACCAGCGCGCAGGGCTCCCGGCGGGCCGGTGCTTCAGGACACCGTCACCGAGGCAATCGGCACCGCGCTGTTCGAAGAGCTCGCCGCGGTCGGCTACGGGAGGCTCACAGTCGAGGCCGTCGCCAAACGCGCCGGCGCCGGCAAGGCAGCTGTCTATCGACGCTGGCCCTCCAAGCAGGCGATGGTCATCGACCTGGTCACCCGGGTCGCGACCACCACAGCGGACGCCCCCGACACCGGCACGCTGCGCGGCGACGTACTCGAGTTTCTGTCCGCCGGCGCCAAGGCTCTGGCTCACCCACTGATGTCGCGGATCGTCCCGGACCTGCTCGCTGAGGGTTCTCGCAATCCCGAGGTGGCCGCGATTCTGCTGGAGCAAGTCGGGGGCACTCGCAGGAAAAAGGCGGCGGCGATCCTGTACCGCGCGATCGAGCGCGGCGAAATCCCCGCCGACACCGACATCGAACTCGGCCTGGACTTCTTGGCCGGCCCTCTCTATTGGCGAGTGGGAATTCTCCGCGACCCGATGGATACCGAGCGTCTCCAACGCCTCACCGACAAGGTGGTTGCCGCGATAGCCGCCGCGCCGATCTCCGACGGCGAGGTAGCTTCGCGAGCATGATGGAGCAGATTCCGGCACGGGAGTTCCATGCTGCTGATGGCGTTGAGGACTGGCGCTCGCTGTACCACCTGGTCTCGGCGCATTTCCGTACTGCGTCGCTGGCCGAAGGCGTCGCGTTCGTTGAAGAGATCGGCCGCATCACCGGGGAAGCCGAGGCGCAGTATCTCGCTGTTGACCTGAGGGCTGCCGGTGTCACGGTGTCGTTGGGACGGCGTGATGTTGCGCTGGCTCGGCGGGTCTCGTCGGCGGCGAAGGAGTTGCATCTCCGCGCCGATCCGACCGCTGTGCAGGTCGTCAACGTGACGCTCGATGTGCTTGTCGGCGGCAACGTTCTCCCGTTCTGGAAGGCGCTGCTCGGATACGGGCAGATCGGGGACGACTACCTGTTCGACTCACTGCGCCGGGGGCCGGGATTCGGCTTACAGCAAATGGATTCCGAGCGCCCGCAGCGCAACCGGATTCACCTCGACGTCGCCGTACCGCACGATCAGGCCGAGGCGCGTGTCGCCGCCGCTCTGGCCGCGGGCGGTCGTCTGGTGTCCGATTCCTACGCACCGAAGTGGTGGGTTCTTGCCGATGCCGAGGGCAACGAGGCCTGCATCGCAACGTGGCTCGGGCGTGAATAGGACGGGGTTCGTTCCGCGGCTGGAGCTTCCTTCGCTACTAGGGCGTGAGTAGCGTCGCGAGGGTGTCGGCGTAGCTGGTGAGGCGATCCAACTGGGAGCCGTTGCGGGTGATGCGGAAGCCGTGGCGGCGGCCCCAGAAGGCGCCTTCGACCAGGTGGAGTTGGGCCCAGCGCTGGGTGCGTTCGCGGTCGAGGTTCGCAGCTTCGGTGAAGATGTCGAGGAAGCGGCGTACCGGCTTTGCCAAATCGCCTGCTTCGAAGAAGGTCAGCGCGCGGACCTTGAGCAGGGCGCCGGCGTCATACGCGGGATCGCCTGCGTAGCCTTTCGGATCGACGACCAGCCAGGGCTCGCGGTCTGCCCGCAGGATGTTTCTGGCGTGGAAATCGCCGTGGACAAGGGTATCCGGCTGGATCGGCCCGAGTTCGCGGACGGTCGCGAGGGCGGCATCGACGACGTACGACGGCAACGGGTGCGGCAACTCCGTCGAATCGCGGAGCAGTTGCTCCTCCCACTCGCCGGCCCGATCTCGCAGCCGCGGCAGAGCAGGTGGCGCCGGGATTGCCAGCCGGCGGCTGAGCTCCCCTGCGACGGTCGCCACCTCGTCACTGTCTTCGACGCCCGCCAGGGTTGACGTCCGAGCCCGCTCGAGCAACATCGCGTACTGCGAATCGTCGCGCTCGTACAGCTGACTGCGGCGCCACCATTCCACGCCACGAACGCGTCGGGCTCGTGCACATTGCCGGGATGCGGAAACGACACCTTCAACGCGGCGGGACCCTGAGCCCGTCGTACCGGGACGATGACCCCGACGCCGCCGTGCATGACTTCGCCGTCTTGCGCGCATTCCCACCGGTCAAGCAACCCGTCCACAATGCTGGGCAGTTCGGCAAGCCACTTCGCGCCGCGCTCCCCTTCACGCTCGACCGTGCTCCGTTCAAACGCCCCAGGTATCCCAACCATCCGCGCACCCTAGGCGCGCCGACCTGCTTCAGAACGACTGGGGTACGCCAACTCGCTGAGGTTGAGCAGCTCTGGCATGCCCGGTACATACCGATCGACAACCACCACACCGAACCGCAGGAGCCGCACGGGGCACCACCTGCACCGGATCCAGGACGAGCAACCACCGCTTCGTTACCGAGCCCGCGACGCAGGAGCGGCGACGCAGGAGCGGCGACGCAGGAGCCGCACGGGCACCACCTGCACCGGATCCAGGACGAGCAACCCCCCTTCGCTACCGAGCCGCGACGAGGGAGCGGCGAACCACGGGGCGGGCGGGAGCCGCGACGCAGGAGCCGCGTGGCGTACCACCCGCACCCGACCGACGACGGCAACCACCGCGTCTTTCACCGAGCCGCGACGCAGGAGCGGCGACTGCGGGCGGGTGGGAGCGGCGACGCAGGAGCCGCGTGGGGGATCACCTGAGCAACATGGTTGCTGCAGGCATACAAAACAGAAGGCAAGGAGATGACTCTCCCTGCCGTGTCTAAGTTATAACGCATGGGGGGACTTGCCGCAAGGCCCCGTGGGTGGCGGAGAATCGTCGGCCGTAGCTGAATCTGCCGAACGACGGGGAGTCGCAGAGTGCGTGTGTTGTTGTCGATGTACGGGAGCCGCTGATATGACCACCAGTGCGTTCGATCTCCCGGAAAGCCTCAGCAGTAAAGCCGATCCACACCTGATCGCCCAGGACGAGCAGCACTTCGCGGCGATCAAGGAAAGCCTCGAGCAGTCCATCGCCGAGTTGACCGACCGGCTCGACGAGACCCGCAGAGCGCCCGGCGGCGAAGGCCAGGCGGCCCTCGACCGGGACCTGGAGATCCACCGGCTGACCACCAGACTGCGCACCCTGCGCAGATTCGGGCTGGACCTCTGCCTCGGCCACATGGTCAGCGCGGAAGACAACCAGGCACTGTACGTCGGACGTCTCGGCCTCACCGACAGCGACGGCCGCCGGCTCCTGATCGACTGGCGATCGCCTGCGGCGGAGCCGTTCTTCGGTGCGACCCATGCGAACCCGATGGGTCTGACCAGCCGCCGCCGGTACCGCTGGACGCGCGGCAAGATCAGTGACTACTGGGACGAGATCTTCACCGAGGACGGCCTCGAAGGACACAAAGCGTCACTCGACGACCAGTCCGCCTTCATCGCCAGCCTCGGCAGCAACCGCTCGCCTCGCATGCGCGACGTACTCGGCACCATCCAGGCCGATCAGGACGCGATCATCCGGGCGAGTTCCCGCGGCGCCCTGGTCGTCGACGGCGGCCCAGGAACGGGGAAGACGGTCGTCGCGCTGCACCGTACGGCGTACCTCCTGTACTCCGATCCGCGCCTCGGCCACCGACGTGGCGGCGTACTGTTCGTCGGTCCGCACCAGCCCTACCTGGCGTACGTCTCCGATGTCCTCCCCAGCCTCGGCGAGGAAGGCGTGCAGACCTGCACCGTCAGAGATCTGCTGCCCGAAGGCCGAACAGCACCGGACGAAACGGACCCCGAAGTAGCGCGCCTGAAGGCCACAGCGGACATGGTGAAGGCGATCGAGCCGGCGGTGAAGTTGTACGAGGAGCCGCCGACCAAGCCGATGACGGTCGAGACGCACTGGGCCGACATCTGGCTCAGTGCGGCCGACTGGGTCGAGGCGTTCGGGGCGGCAGACCCCAGTACTCCGCACAACGAGGCGCGCGACCAGGTCTGGGACGAGCTGATCACGATCCTGCTCGACAAGCACGAGGAGGAGAACGAGGACGACGACCTCTCGATCGACCTGGTGCGCAGATCCCTTGAGCAGAACGAGGATCTGATCGATGCCTTCGGCAAGGCCTGGCCGCTGATCGAGCCGACCGACCTCGTCGGTGACCTCTGGTCGGTGCCCGCCTACCTGCGGATGTGCGCGCCCTGGCTCAGCCCCGACGAAGTGAAGAAGCTGCAACGCAAGGAAGCACCGCAGGCCTGGACGACCTCCGACCTCCCCCTGTTGGACGCGGCGCGACAGCGGCTCGGCGATCCCGAGGCGTCCCGACGCAAGCGCCGGCAGAAGGCAGCCGCGGCAGCCGAGAAGGAGCGGATGGCCGACGTCATCGACAACATCATCCAGGCCGACGACGACAACGAAGGCTGGGTGCCGATGCTGCGCGGGCAGGACATCCAGAACAGCCTGATCGACCTCGGTGGCCTCCCCACCGCGGACCCAGACCTGCTCGCCGGCCCCTTCGCCCACATCGTCGTCGACGAGGCTCAGGAACTGACCGACGCGGAATGGCAGATGTTGCTGCTCCGCTGCCCGTCCAGAAGTTTCACCATCGTCGGCGACCGCGCCCAGGCCAGGCACGGCTTCACCGAATCGTGGCAGGAACGGCTCGAAAGAGTCGGTCTCGACCGGGTCGAGCTGGCCTCGCTGAGCATCAACTACCGAACGCCGGAAGAGGTGATGACCGAAGCCGAGCCCGTCATCCGCGCCGCACTGCCGGACGCCAATGTGCCGACCTCCATCCGCAGCAGCGGCGTACCGGTCCGGCACGGATCAACAGCGGAGCTCGACTCGATCCTGGACACCTGGCTGGTCGAGAACGCGGAGGGGATCGGCTGTGTCATCAGTGCCGACGGGACAGTCCGTACGCCGGACCGCGTGCGCTCCTTGACGCCTGTGCTGTCCAAGGGACTCGAGTTCGATCTGGTCGTCGTGATCGACCCGGAGTCGTTCGGCGAAGGGATCGAAGGAGCTGTCGACCGCTATGTCGCGATGACCAGAGCGACCCAGCAACTCGTCGTACTCACCACCGGGTAGGACTCAGCTCGTGCCGAGCGCGTACTGGGTCCCGGTGACGGCGGCACCGCGGGCCCAGTCGGTGAAGGTGAGCGGGGTGGTGAGGATGGTGAGCTCGCAGCGTTGCACTTCTCGCGGCCCGGGCCGCAACCGGTCCGCGATCACCTCGTTCAGCGCGGCGGAGTCCGCCAGGGCAGCGACGTCTTCGCCGGCCAGCACGATGCAGGTGCTCTGGAGTGCCCCAGCGAAGGTCGCGATCAGATGTCCGAGCGCCCGGGCCGCCGCGTCGAGCCGGGCGGTGGCGTCCGGGTCGCCGGCGGCGCGGGCGGCGATCAGGTCGGCCATGGTGACGGGCCGGCCGGCAGCCGCCGACGCCTGCGCCTCGAAGTCCTCGCGATTGAGATACGCGGCCACACACCCACGGTGTCCGAGGCCGCAGACAGGACCCGTCACGTCGACCGGCGCGTGCGCGAGCAGATGCCCGTTGTCGATGGTCTGCTCGACCGGAACGCCTTCGCGGACGACACCGATGCCCAGACCGGCGCCCACGGTGATCACCCCGAAGGTCGAGTGAGTGCGCCCGGCGCCGAACCACAACTGCTCGCGCGCGAGAGCCGCGACATCATTGGTGACGATCACCGGCAACCCGGTCCGCTCCCGCAGCGGGCCGGCGAGATCGACCTCGCTCCAGCCGAGGAAACTTCCTTCGAGTACGACGGACTGGTCGGCGACCACCCCGCCGACGGACACGCCGATGCCGTCCAGCGATGGGACCTTGCGGCCCAGCTTGGTGACGAGCTGGGCGATGACTTTGACGGTGCCGTCGACCGGGACGACACCATCGACCGCCGCGGGGAGGGCCGCCTTCGCAGTCCCCTGCACCTCGCCGAAGAGGTCGCACACCACGCCGTACGCCGTGTCGCCGGTGAGCTTGCAACCGACCACGTGCCGGGCGCTCGGGATCGCGGCGAGGATCTGCCGCGGCCGGCCGATCGCGGTCGCGGGGTCGAGATCCTCCGAGGCGATGCCGCCCCCGATC
This region includes:
- a CDS encoding GlxA family transcriptional regulator, translated to MVPLRTVVLVVYDGIQLIELAGPMDIFDAANIAIGTPVYRVVLASPRAGTVTVNGGLTIPVEHTLQDLANGDEDIDTMIVIGGFGVYDPAASAEVVPELPALARRSRRVTAVCAGSLLLAAAGLLDGYRATTHWGATEQLVERYPLVRVEPDRIYVRDRNRWTSAGVTASIDLALALVEDDHGPELAQLIARGFVVFTRRPGGQTQFSAQLRVQTARTPAIRAVQNWLPDHLAQDLSVAALARRAGMSERNFARAFRAETGSTPAAFVESLRVEAARRLLETTALTVTAIARTVGYKHGETLHRLFTRHLATTPERYRQHFSVTVAE
- a CDS encoding aminoglycoside phosphotransferase family protein; the encoded protein is MEWWRRSQLYERDDSQYAMLLERARTSTLAGVEDSDEVATVAGELSRRLAIPAPPALPRLRDRAGEWEEQLLRDSTELPHPLPSYVVDAALATVRELGPIQPDTLVHGDFHARNILRADREPWLVVDPKGYAGDPAYDAGALLKVRALTFFEAGDLAKPVRRFLDIFTEAANLDRERTQRWAQLHLVEGAFWGRRHGFRITRNGSQLDRLTSYADTLATLLTP
- a CDS encoding ROK family transcriptional regulator — encoded protein: MTVTSRPARSAPERSLSAGEFAVTQQLLVHGPATRGDLGDRLNLSYASMSRVARSLIGGGIASEDLDPATAIGRPRQILAAIPSARHVVGCKLTGDTAYGVVCDLFGEVQGTAKAALPAAVDGVVPVDGTVKVIAQLVTKLGRKVPSLDGIGVSVGGVVADQSVVLEGSFLGWSEVDLAGPLRERTGLPVIVTNDVAALAREQLWFGAGRTHSTFGVITVGAGLGIGVVREGVPVEQTIDNGHLLAHAPVDVTGPVCGLGHRGCVAAYLNREDFEAQASAAAGRPVTMADLIAARAAGDPDATARLDAAARALGHLIATFAGALQSTCIVLAGEDVAALADSAALNEVIADRLRPGPREVQRCELTILTTPLTFTDWARGAAVTGTQYALGTS
- a CDS encoding TetR-like C-terminal domain-containing protein → MASSPARRAPGGPVLQDTVTEAIGTALFEELAAVGYGRLTVEAVAKRAGAGKAAVYRRWPSKQAMVIDLVTRVATTTADAPDTGTLRGDVLEFLSAGAKALAHPLMSRIVPDLLAEGSRNPEVAAILLEQVGGTRRKKAAAILYRAIERGEIPADTDIELGLDFLAGPLYWRVGILRDPMDTERLQRLTDKVVAAIAAAPISDGEVASRA
- a CDS encoding alpha/beta fold hydrolase, whose protein sequence is MTEFVTLDGGRIAYDVIGDGPLVVLSHGMGVRRQDYRHLAPLLADAGFRVVNVDMRGHGESSLNWPSVTGKAAISRTDVANDLLGVIRYFGGPAVIVGQSLSGGAATIAAALAPELVTAIVEINPFTRVAKLNFGALFAVRRYRRGFARLVGTQLLKSPKMWRSYLDVAYPHKPDDYRQYTDGLMETLRQPGRWEEFMKTGKTTPADAEAKLPELKRPLLVIMGSEDPDFVDPRAEGEAIVAAAPAGIGQVAVVEGGGHYAQAEYADRVAELIIGFVRQHADDPARRVE
- the helR gene encoding RNA polymerase recycling motor ATPase HelR, encoding MTTSAFDLPESLSSKADPHLIAQDEQHFAAIKESLEQSIAELTDRLDETRRAPGGEGQAALDRDLEIHRLTTRLRTLRRFGLDLCLGHMVSAEDNQALYVGRLGLTDSDGRRLLIDWRSPAAEPFFGATHANPMGLTSRRRYRWTRGKISDYWDEIFTEDGLEGHKASLDDQSAFIASLGSNRSPRMRDVLGTIQADQDAIIRASSRGALVVDGGPGTGKTVVALHRTAYLLYSDPRLGHRRGGVLFVGPHQPYLAYVSDVLPSLGEEGVQTCTVRDLLPEGRTAPDETDPEVARLKATADMVKAIEPAVKLYEEPPTKPMTVETHWADIWLSAADWVEAFGAADPSTPHNEARDQVWDELITILLDKHEEENEDDDLSIDLVRRSLEQNEDLIDAFGKAWPLIEPTDLVGDLWSVPAYLRMCAPWLSPDEVKKLQRKEAPQAWTTSDLPLLDAARQRLGDPEASRRKRRQKAAAAAEKERMADVIDNIIQADDDNEGWVPMLRGQDIQNSLIDLGGLPTADPDLLAGPFAHIVVDEAQELTDAEWQMLLLRCPSRSFTIVGDRAQARHGFTESWQERLERVGLDRVELASLSINYRTPEEVMTEAEPVIRAALPDANVPTSIRSSGVPVRHGSTAELDSILDTWLVENAEGIGCVISADGTVRTPDRVRSLTPVLSKGLEFDLVVVIDPESFGEGIEGAVDRYVAMTRATQQLVVLTTG
- a CDS encoding TMEM175 family protein: MAMASELWRFLGDNVGSFVAFVVAFLMLWAAWRQHHAVFDQLERVTPAMMFLHIPLLILVVLLPYPTALVGESLVGDLADNPLTICLFAGVEALLLLCQAALLFVVVRSGVLEPGADGRQLTIKAIMLVVFGLFWALTAVLTWWFSNIPFVWLLSPVVASGASKTAGRWIPLPNESASD
- a CDS encoding VOC family protein, whose amino-acid sequence is MERTLGRQEASEAVQEFGWRFLLGSLRTSVPVGSLARAIGFAADAVAVCGDDADRHLSVDARPDRVVFTLQSLERAAVTTRDVELALLISASADSAGLRAEPEIGTGAPRSVQIVEIAIDALDIAGIRPFWKAVMGYTAESGADGPADPLVDPVGQSPAIWFQQMDSPRPQRNRIHFDISVPHDEAAPRVEAALAAGGRLVSATRAPAFWVLADREGNEACVTTWQGRDN
- a CDS encoding VOC family protein; translation: MMEQIPAREFHAADGVEDWRSLYHLVSAHFRTASLAEGVAFVEEIGRITGEAEAQYLAVDLRAAGVTVSLGRRDVALARRVSSAAKELHLRADPTAVQVVNVTLDVLVGGNVLPFWKALLGYGQIGDDYLFDSLRRGPGFGLQQMDSERPQRNRIHLDVAVPHDQAEARVAAALAAGGRLVSDSYAPKWWVLADAEGNEACIATWLGRE